One candidate division WOR-3 bacterium genomic window, ACAAGTTTGAGGTACCTTTTGAGGATAACAGGTACAGGGTATTCTGAGAGTCTTGAGGTGGTCATCCCTGTGGCGGGGAGGTATGTAGGACCATGTAATTACGGATACAGGGCCTTTTCAGACCTTTCACCATACTCCATAAGACCTACCTTTAACTGGATTGAGATTAAGAACATTGGTACCCAGATAGCAAGCAGTAGTGATGATGTATATCAATCGGTATCCTTGCCCTTCACCTTCAAATTCTTTGGTCGGAACAAGAGTTCAATAACGGTTTCATCCAATGGATGGGTTGGTTTTGGAAGTTATACATCCTCTTACTTTTCCAATGTGGGTATTCCCAACTCTTCAGCCCCTAATGACATCATAGCCATCGTATGGGATGACCTTGATCCAAGTGCCACAGGAAGCGGAAAGATTTACTACTACTATGATGCAGCGAACCACATCTTCATAGTAGAGTATGACAGTGTTTATCATTATGGAACTACTTCGCCGACCAAGGCTCAAGTAATTCTTTACGATCCTGCCTACTATCCGACACCTACGGGTGATGGTAATATAGTGATCCAGTTCCTTATAACACCTGGCCAGACGGATTATACCTGTGGTATTGAGAACTCAACGGGTGACGATGGAATTCAATACTACTACGATGGAACCTATGCTCAGAGTGCCGATTCTATTGTGGGGGGAAGGGCGATACTCTTTACTACGGACACTACGGGTCTTGTCTCCGGCGTGAGTGAAAACCTGCCTCAAAGGACGAGGCTTCTCGGTTTATCCAGTAATCCACTTAAGGGAGTGGGCTTTGTAGCCTTTGAGGTTGCGAAGAGATCCAATGTAACCCTTGATGTTCTGGACATTCAGGGTAGAGTGGTGAAGACCCTCGCGAAGGGCGAATACGACAGGGGATACTACAGGGTCAAGGTCGATGGCGAATCGCTACCTCAAGGAATCTACTTTGTGAGACTAAGGGTGGATGGAAAGGATGAAGTGAGTAAATTCCTGCTGGTGAAATAAAAGGGGATAGTCTCAAAACAAAAAGGGGCCCGCAAGGGCCCCTTTTTATTTTCAAAAAATTATGCTTTTACTCAGGAAGTCCTTTGATTTTTATTTCGGGATCCTTTGATGATACAAAGGCAACGGGCATGTTTTCTGTGTTGTAAGCAAAGCCAATATTTCCGTACTTATCGAGGGTTATGATACCTGTTTCCGTTTTTACCGTGTTGTTTATAAGGTCGATACAAGCCTCTGCCGTTTTTTGAGCGGAGATGCCCATCCTCATAAAATCGCAGGCCGTTTTGGCAAGAAGGGTGCGCATTATTCCCTCTCCAATACCGGTGCAGGAGGCACCTCCAAAGGTGGTGGCATAGGTTCCAGCACCGAGGAGTGGAGTGTCTCCTACGCGTCCAAAAAGTTTTAGAAAGACTCCGCCGGTCGATGTTCCTGCCACTATTTCTCCGTTGTCATCGATAGCCACACACCCTACAGTACCCTTTAGAAGCTCAGGATGCTGTTTAATTAGTGCGTAAATTTTCTTCCAGTGCAATGGTTCCCCTTTTAAGAGTTTTTCCTTTAAGTTCTTCCATTCTTCAAGTCTCTCTTCAGTTATGGGGTTGTATTCAGGAAATCCCATTATCCTTGCAAAATTTTCCGCACCGTCGCCGATAAGGAGGACATGGTCCGTCTTTTCCATTACAAGACGAGCAAGGCTAATAGGATTTTTTACCTTTTCAACACCCGCTACGGCACCTGCTTCAAGGGTTGAACCTTTCATAATCGCTGCGTCAAGTTCACATCTTCCATCGAGGGTAAGGACCGCACCAGTTCCGGCGTTAAAGACGGGGTCATCTTCGAGGACGTTGACTGCGGCTTCGCAGGCAGAAAGGGCATCGTTTTTTTCTTGAAGGACCTTAAAACCTGCTTCCACTGCCCTTTTCAAACCTGCCTTAACGCGCTCCAATTTTTCTAGTTTTACCTTTCCAACACCACCATGGACAATTATTGCCTTCATAGGTAAATTATAAAGTTATGCCATTGGATTTCCCACAGATCTTTAATTTCCTTTAACGATTCAACGTATCTTATTGATATAAAGAGATTTAGATTTGAAAATACGAAAGGGAAGCTTTAGAATACATCGATGATTCTCAACTTAATAATTGCCTTCTCTTTGCAGATCATTTTTCCTCGTGTTGAGCAGAAGAATCCCAATTTCCTTTTTAATCAACTTTTACAGGATTTGCCCTCTCTCTACTTCGAGGGAAGGCCCAATATACCGGTGAAGCCCTTATCTCTTCCTGTTAAAGGTTTTAAGGGAATTGAAGTAAAACCTTTAGAAAGGGAAAGCCTGAGAGTGGACGGCTTAATTCCCCCCTCCATTCCGCCTCAGATCCTTTCTCTAAGCACCGTGAAAAAGGAAGCGCCTTTTGATACAACATTTTACAAAGGAAAGGCGTTTTACCCTGATTCATACTATACATATAGATTGGTGCACAGTGGCCCTGATACTACCCTTGAACTTCAGCTCTTCCCTTTACGTTATAATCCCGGTGATTCTCTGGTAGAGTATGTTACAAAGTTTATAGTAACCGTAGATAGTGAGGTAGCAAAGCAGGATTCTTCTCAGCCTCTCTACCTTGTAATTGCGCCTCAGGATTTCAGAAATACCCTTGCCCCTCTCATAAAGTTAAGAAAGCAAAAGGGTTATTTTGTTCAGTTTAAATCTCTCGAAGAAATTTACTCACATTATCAGGGCAGGAATAATGCGGAAAAGATTAGGAATTTTCTGAAGACTTATGCGGGGTTGGAAAAGGAAAAGTTCCTTCTTCTTGTGGGTGACGAAACGGTAATCCCCATTGTTTATCTTTATGCCTTTGATTGTGAGGCAGGTTTTGCCCCTAATGAAAATAACATCCCTTCGGACCTTTATTATGCAGATATTAACGGTGACTATGATGCCAATGGAAACTCAGTTTATGGTGAAGTGGCTGATTCCGTTGAACTTTACCCCGATTTTTATGTCGGTAGATTGCCGGTAAGGGATACCTTGGAATTACAAAGATACCTTTATAAATTGCTTAATTATGAAATGCTTCCGGACACTGCCTCCCTGCACAAGGCGATCTTTCTGGCTCAAATTTTGTGGAAAGTGCCTTATACTGACCAATCGGTACACAAGGAATATATCCGCAAAAGATTTCTCCCCGCTGATTTCACCGTTAAGGGGTTCTATGAAAGCTATGGTAATGCTGTAAAAACCGACATTATAAGGGCCCTGAATGACGGCGCGAATCTGGTAAACCACGATGGGCATGGATGGTACACAGGCATGTGGTTTGGAAATGACTATATTGGGATCTCTGATGCTCAGGATTTAAACAATATATATGCCCCCTTCTTCCTTTATTCTATCGGTTGCTGGGTTGGGGCGTTGGATTACAACTCACTGGCAGAAGAGCTTATTAAGACCCGAGGCGGGGCGATTGGAGTTGTTGCCAACTCCCGTTACGGTTGGGGTGCACCTGGGAATCCTGGATTTGGATACTCTGACCTCTTTGATAATGAATTCTTTAAGTTACTTTTTAGAGACAAAGATGATGAGCTGGGAAAGGTTTTCTGGAACCATAAGGCAGGCTTTGCACCTCTGGCAAGGGATACCAACGTTTATCGCTGGTGTTACTATGAAATAAACCTACTTGGAGACCCAGCCCTCTACCCCTGGCGAGGGGTGCCAAAAGATTTCGATATTTTCTCAAAGGATGTTAAGAGGGGTAGCATTAAACTGTCTGTAGGCTATGAAGGGCTTCCTTTAAGTGGTATTACGGCAACATTGATGATGGGCGATTCGGTTCTCGGTATTCAAAAATCCGATATTTCAGGGATTATCTCCTTTAATGTGGATACCCTTTACGATTCTGTTCTTCTCACCTTGTGGAAGCCCGGTTTTAACCTTTACTGGGAGTGGATACCGCTGAAGGAGAAGAATGTAGTTTTTAATGTAAAAGTAAAGGGAGATAGTGGGTTTAGGGATTGGGTTAAGGCGGGCGAGAACAACGTGGTTAGTATCCTTGTTTTTAACAAAGGGCGATCGGAGTTTGTAGATACGATCCAATTGTCGTCGAAGGAGCTCCTCTTTGCCCCTAATCGAATTCCCGTAGATGTTCCACCTGGAGAAAGTTTAAGTTTCGACGTAGTATGTACAGTACCTGAGAGTTTGAAGACAAACACCATAAAGGTTTTGGAAATTGGTTCGAAAATAGGAAAAGGCTCCTATCCTCTTAAAATTGCCTGGCCTTCGGTATATTTTGCTTCTTATACGGTGGAGGATAGCCTGTTGATATTACGTTTCCAGAACAATTCCTTTATGGACCTTAAAGGCCGAGTACTCGGGGTTTTTGAATTACCAGGGCTTTTGCCATTGAGGTTTTATTCTGATTCAATTTTAGCCAAAAGCGGGTCCGAGTTTACTTTGAAGACTGATATACCAGACAGTAAGAATCTGCGAGTATTTCTGGATTTCGGTGGCACTTACCTACAG contains:
- a CDS encoding C25 family cysteine peptidase codes for the protein MILNLIIAFSLQIIFPRVEQKNPNFLFNQLLQDLPSLYFEGRPNIPVKPLSLPVKGFKGIEVKPLERESLRVDGLIPPSIPPQILSLSTVKKEAPFDTTFYKGKAFYPDSYYTYRLVHSGPDTTLELQLFPLRYNPGDSLVEYVTKFIVTVDSEVAKQDSSQPLYLVIAPQDFRNTLAPLIKLRKQKGYFVQFKSLEEIYSHYQGRNNAEKIRNFLKTYAGLEKEKFLLLVGDETVIPIVYLYAFDCEAGFAPNENNIPSDLYYADINGDYDANGNSVYGEVADSVELYPDFYVGRLPVRDTLELQRYLYKLLNYEMLPDTASLHKAIFLAQILWKVPYTDQSVHKEYIRKRFLPADFTVKGFYESYGNAVKTDIIRALNDGANLVNHDGHGWYTGMWFGNDYIGISDAQDLNNIYAPFFLYSIGCWVGALDYNSLAEELIKTRGGAIGVVANSRYGWGAPGNPGFGYSDLFDNEFFKLLFRDKDDELGKVFWNHKAGFAPLARDTNVYRWCYYEINLLGDPALYPWRGVPKDFDIFSKDVKRGSIKLSVGYEGLPLSGITATLMMGDSVLGIQKSDISGIISFNVDTLYDSVLLTLWKPGFNLYWEWIPLKEKNVVFNVKVKGDSGFRDWVKAGENNVVSILVFNKGRSEFVDTIQLSSKELLFAPNRIPVDVPPGESLSFDVVCTVPESLKTNTIKVLEIGSKIGKGSYPLKIAWPSVYFASYTVEDSLLILRFQNNSFMDLKGRVLGVFELPGLLPLRFYSDSILAKSGSEFTLKTDIPDSKNLRVFLDFGGTYLQLSIALAFDSALFSSDFETLSGWSGDTSYFCLYDSAGPYGKYLTYKSEYAPFPLQARLFSRRFKLNGKFNLGLWFTYRFPTYGTTGVKISLLKEWFRGGAVYRSEIQDVVFLGAGGALNEKSIYGNWAYYEYEGEIDDDPDSVRLLINFTKDSSSETYWGLDNLRVNSVNNNSFSREEIAFEGVKVLNFPNTLRGETLKLLALSKRSGILTVEFFDAGGREVKGYNLALKEGLNEWILPLTGVKNGIYFVRILNSTKRVVIAK
- a CDS encoding T9SS type A sorting domain-containing protein, translated to CTLSFYEWSYLENNYDYGYVEYRLNGGSWVQLGSRTGDRRSWQRTQYVISGNPGDTLRIRFRATSDGSVTYDGWYIDSLKLGPVVFMPQLSYTGYSVSEVYGNGNGYQDPGELVNLYLTLTGGLRGVDNVVGCLRALDGNSDVIDSVSNYGNIGAYTSSSGDGFQVYIHPSASITSLRYLLRITGTGYSESLEVVIPVAGRYVGPCNYGYRAFSDLSPYSIRPTFNWIEIKNIGTQIASSSDDVYQSVSLPFTFKFFGRNKSSITVSSNGWVGFGSYTSSYFSNVGIPNSSAPNDIIAIVWDDLDPSATGSGKIYYYYDAANHIFIVEYDSVYHYGTTSPTKAQVILYDPAYYPTPTGDGNIVIQFLITPGQTDYTCGIENSTGDDGIQYYYDGTYAQSADSIVGGRAILFTTDTTGLVSGVSENLPQRTRLLGLSSNPLKGVGFVAFEVAKRSNVTLDVLDIQGRVVKTLAKGEYDRGYYRVKVDGESLPQGIYFVRLRVDGKDEVSKFLLVK
- a CDS encoding isoaspartyl peptidase/L-asparaginase family protein, whose product is MKAIIVHGGVGKVKLEKLERVKAGLKRAVEAGFKVLQEKNDALSACEAAVNVLEDDPVFNAGTGAVLTLDGRCELDAAIMKGSTLEAGAVAGVEKVKNPISLARLVMEKTDHVLLIGDGAENFARIMGFPEYNPITEERLEEWKNLKEKLLKGEPLHWKKIYALIKQHPELLKGTVGCVAIDDNGEIVAGTSTGGVFLKLFGRVGDTPLLGAGTYATTFGGASCTGIGEGIMRTLLAKTACDFMRMGISAQKTAEACIDLINNTVKTETGIITLDKYGNIGFAYNTENMPVAFVSSKDPEIKIKGLPE